The Carnobacterium divergens nucleotide sequence GCAGCAATTCCGATAACAACAAAATTATTTCCAACCGTTAAAAATGCCCCAATGGCGATTCCAGCACCTAATAAATTCCCGATAGTTTGATCTTTTAAGGTTTTAAGAGATCTTTTCACCGAAGGCTGCATGGCAAAGACAGCAGAAATTGCAGCAAACGTTACATAAGTAATGCCTGCTAAGTGTGTTAAGTATAGCGCGATGGCAATTGCTAAGCCTGTTTTTAAAGTCCGAGCGCCTAATTTCATAGAAAAAGTCAACTCCAATATCTTCTTTAGTTAATAGTAAGCGATATTCTTCATTTAAGCAAAGCTTTTATCCAAAATTTAAACGAAAAACAACTTCTTCTACTATGTTCACTAAAATAGTAGAAGAAGTTGTTCGAACTCTAGTTTAAGTTAGTTTAGAAAAGGCATTGTTAATGGCAACGATAGTATCATCAATGTCTTTTTGAGTATGCATAATGGTTAAGAACCAAGCTTCAAATTTACTTGGAGCCAAGTTAATCCCTTCATCCAACATTAATTTGAAGAAACGACCAAAACGTTCTGAATCCGTATTCTTTGCATCTTCGTAATTGACCACAGGATGATCTGAAAAATAAACCGTTAAGGAACCTCCAATTTGATTGACCACAGTTGGAATGTTGTGAGCGGCTCCCGCTGCTAATAACGCATCTTTTAATTGTTCAGCAAAATGTGCCATACGTTCGTAAATACCAGGTTCTTGCAATACTTCTAAACAAGCAATTCCAGCTTGCATTGAAAGAGGATTGCCCGCCATTGTTCCTGCTTGATAGGCTGGGCCAAGTGGAGCAACCGTGTTCATAATTTTATCAGGACCGCCATACGCCCCAATTGGCAATCCACCACCGATTGATTTTCCAAAAGCAGTTAAGTCAGGAATGACTCCTAACATGTCTTGTGCAGCACCGTATCTAAATCTAAAGTTGGTAATAACCTCATCATAGATAACAAGCGCACCAAATTCATGAGCGATTTCATTTACCGCTTCTAAAAAACCAGGGATTGGAGCTACCATTCCAAAGTTCCCAATAATAGGTTCAACTAATACAGCAGCAACTTGATGGCCCCATTTTTCCATAACCTGTTTAAAAGGTTCTACTTGATTGAAAGGCACTGTAATTACTTCTTTAGCAGTTCCATTAGTAACCCCAGCAGAATCACTTGCACCTAAGGTTGAGGGGCCGCTTCCTGCTTCAACTAAAACCAAATCAAAATGACCGTGATAGGCACCTGAGAATTTAACAATCAATTCACGATTGGTATAAGCTCTTGCAACCCGAATCGTAGACATAACGGCTTCAGTTCCGGAGTTTGTAAAACGAACCTTATCCATTGATGGAATCGCATCCGTTAACATTTTAGCAAATTTAATTTCATGTTCAGTAGGTGTTCCAAATAACACACCAGTTTCTGCGGAACGTTTGATTGCTTCAACAATATGAGGATGATTAAAACCTGTAATAATGGGCCCAAAAGCGGCTAAGTAATCAATATAACGATTGCCATCTACATCGAAAAGATACGCACCATCTCCTTTGACCATTGTAACAGGGTCTCCACCACCAACGCCTTTAAACGAACGACTTGGACTATTAACCCCACCTACAATAACTTGTCTAGCATCATTGGCTAAACGGTTTGATTCCGTATGATCTAACATAAAAATCCCTCCTATTTGATAACACTGCTCCTTTATTGTAAGTGTCAAAAGAGAGAAGTGCAACGCTTAGTGGCTAAAAAATGAACAATTTGTCATCATCGTTGCAAAAAGAGGGAAATAGCAGTATGATAGAAGGGATAAAGAACGATTCTTAGTTATAAAACTAAATCAATCCTTTCCTAATTTATTAAAAAAAAGCATCACTTATTCAACCAAACGGAATTAAAGTCAAGGAGGAAGTCGAATGAAAAATTCACAAGTCGTTCATTCAATTGAGAAATTAAAAGCCTCAAATATTAGAATTACCCCACAACGTTATGCTATTTTAGAATTTCTAATTGAATCCGAAAGCCATCCGACTGCAGACGAGATTTATCGGGCTCTAGCAGATCGTTTTCCCAATATGAGTGTAGCGACAGTTTACAACAACCTTAGATTATTTACTAAGATTGGCTTTGTACAAGAAATGGTTTATGGAGACTCTTCAAGTCGTTTTGATTTTACATCAACTCAGCACTACCACGCTATTTGTGAAGAATGCGGAAAAATTGTTGACATCTATTATCCAGGATTAGACGACGTTGAAGTGGTTGCTTCTAACTTAACAGGTTTTGAAGTTACTCACCATCGTATGGAAATGTATGGTACTTGTCCAGAATGTCTTGCAAAACATACAGCAGCTGAAAACGTGTCAACAGAAATACCAGTCAATCATTAAAAACTAGCCTATCTAGGCTAGCTTTTTTTGTAAAGAGAGACTTGAAATTTCTGTAACAAGAAGTCATAATATAGAAAATAGCAGTTGGAAATTTAACCGAGGTGAATCAATTAATGGTAACGCTGACAGATGTGGCGAAAAGAGCAAATGTTTCAAAAATGACCGTTTCTCGAGTAATCAATCATCCTGAACAAGTAACAGATGAATTGAAAGAGTTAGTTTTTAAAGCCATGAAAGAGCTAGATTATCGCCCAAATGTGGCAGCTAAAGCATTAGCAAATAATCGCACTCAAGTCATTAAATTTTTTATCTTGGAAGAAATGAACACGACGGAACCTTACTATATGAATTTATTAACAGGTATCGCAAAAGAGTTAGATAAATATCACTATACATTGCAACTAGTCACTAAAAACAGTTTTGATATTGGTGCATGTGACGGGTATATAATCACAGGAATGCGAGAAGAAGATTATCGTTGGATTGAAGGCGCTAAAAAACCGGTTGTGTTATTTGGAGAGAATCACCATGGCTATGATTTTGTTGATACAGATAACAAGTACGGCACTACTTTAGCTACACAACATGCTATCCAACAAGGCTTTACCTCCATTGTTTTTATTGGCATCAATGTCAAAGAACCTTTTGAATATTCTAGAGAAGCAGGATATATCAATACCATGCAGCAACATGGTTTAGTTCCCGTAATCCATCGATTTGAAAATCGTTCGCGTTATTCCTCGGAGTTTATCATAGAAAATTGGAACCAATTCAAACCAGGCACAGCTTTTATTTGCAGTTCGGATCGATTGGCGATTGGCATCGAGCGTAGCATCTTGACATTAGGAGGGAAAATCCCTCAAGAATATGGCATTATTGGAAATGATGGTGTTTTTCTAGATCAAATTGCCTCACCTCCATTGACTACCGTGAAGCAATCCGTCATTGAAATGGGCGTTGATTGCGCTAGAATGCTGTTAAATAAAATTGAACAACAGGGCGCTCCACAAGGAAGTCATTTTTTTCAACCAGAACTAGTCATTCGTGAATCAACAGTTCCTATAATTAAACCAGAATAACTAACAGGCAGTTTGACTATGAGTCAAGCTGCTTTTTTAATTCAAAAATAATGTTAGCGGTAACAATTGAATTGTGATTGTCACCACTTCAATTTTTGTTTAAGCTTAGAGAGAATTTAAAAACAATGACGGAGGTGTGGCATACATGAATCAAAAATGGTGGCAGTCAGCTGTTGTCTATCAGATTTATCCTCGTAGTTTTCAAGATACGAATGAGGATGGAATTGGTGATATACAAGGGATTATCCAGCGATTAGATTATATTCACTCACTTGGGGTAAATGTCATTTGGTTAAACCCAATATTTATTTCACCTCAAATTGATAACGGTTACGACATATCAAATTACTACCGAATCGATCCGATATTTGGCACAATGTCTGATGTCGAAGAATTGATTGAAAAAGCGCATCAGCTTGGAATTAAGCTAATGTTTGATTTCGTTTTAAACCATACATCAGATCAGCATCCTTGGTTTCAAGAAGCCTTGCATGATCCTGATAGTTTATATCGAGATTACTATCTTTGGGCAGATGAAAAAAAAGCAGGGCAATTGCCAAATAATTGGGCCTCCTTTTTTGGTGGATCGGTTTGGGAAAAGGCACCTAATCGAAAAGACTATTATTTTCACCTATTTGCTAAAGAAATGCCCGATTTAAACTGGAAAAACCCAGAAGTTCGAGTAGCGATGCTAAATATTGCAAAATTTTGGCTAGCTAAAGGAGTGGATGCCTTCCGATTAGATGCATTTATTCATATTGCAAAAGAAAAAGACTACCCAGATGTCGCGAATGTAGCAGAAGGGAAACTTGCGATTGCAGAAGAATTTTATAGCAATTTACCAGAAGTTCATGAGTATTTAAGTGATTTTATTGAAGAAGTGCGACGTGTTAAGCCGGATGTATTTATTGTTGGAGAAGCTGCTTCAGCTGACGTTGACTTAGCAGTTGCCTACACTGACCCAACAAAAGACGAGTGTGACGCAGTCATTTCTTTTCGTCATTTTGTAGAAGACGAAAGTCAAAAAGACCCGTTATTACCATCAGGAATGCAAAAAGGTTCATTAGATTATCACACATTTAAAAAAGTGATGGCGGAATGGCAAATTAAATTAGCTTCAATTGGTGGCCCAACATTGTATTGGAACAACCACGATATGGCAAGAATCGCAAGCCGATTTGGTGATGAAAGGCAGGAATTCCGGAAAAACAGTAGCAAAATGTTAGCGACTTTAATGTATTTACAAAAAGGAATTCCGTTTATTTTGTATGGAGAAGAGTTAGGGATGCTCAATTTAAAAATGAAAGACTTGGCAGCCTATGAAGATCCAGGTGCTGTTGGCTTTTACGAAGAGGCAACAAACTTAGGCTATTCGGATTCCGCTATTTTGGAAATGCTAAATAGCAGCAGCAAAGATGTTAGTCGTGGCGCCATGCAATGGGATGCAAGTGACTATTCAGGATTTTCAAAAGTAGCCCCATGGAGCGGCGTCAATCAATCGAAAGAAGATACTGTTGCCACAGAAGAAATTGAAA carries:
- a CDS encoding glutamate-1-semialdehyde 2,1-aminomutase — encoded protein: MLDHTESNRLANDARQVIVGGVNSPSRSFKGVGGGDPVTMVKGDGAYLFDVDGNRYIDYLAAFGPIITGFNHPHIVEAIKRSAETGVLFGTPTEHEIKFAKMLTDAIPSMDKVRFTNSGTEAVMSTIRVARAYTNRELIVKFSGAYHGHFDLVLVEAGSGPSTLGASDSAGVTNGTAKEVITVPFNQVEPFKQVMEKWGHQVAAVLVEPIIGNFGMVAPIPGFLEAVNEIAHEFGALVIYDEVITNFRFRYGAAQDMLGVIPDLTAFGKSIGGGLPIGAYGGPDKIMNTVAPLGPAYQAGTMAGNPLSMQAGIACLEVLQEPGIYERMAHFAEQLKDALLAAGAAHNIPTVVNQIGGSLTVYFSDHPVVNYEDAKNTDSERFGRFFKLMLDEGINLAPSKFEAWFLTIMHTQKDIDDTIVAINNAFSKLT
- a CDS encoding Fur family transcriptional regulator: MKNSQVVHSIEKLKASNIRITPQRYAILEFLIESESHPTADEIYRALADRFPNMSVATVYNNLRLFTKIGFVQEMVYGDSSSRFDFTSTQHYHAICEECGKIVDIYYPGLDDVEVVASNLTGFEVTHHRMEMYGTCPECLAKHTAAENVSTEIPVNH
- a CDS encoding LacI family DNA-binding transcriptional regulator, coding for MVTLTDVAKRANVSKMTVSRVINHPEQVTDELKELVFKAMKELDYRPNVAAKALANNRTQVIKFFILEEMNTTEPYYMNLLTGIAKELDKYHYTLQLVTKNSFDIGACDGYIITGMREEDYRWIEGAKKPVVLFGENHHGYDFVDTDNKYGTTLATQHAIQQGFTSIVFIGINVKEPFEYSREAGYINTMQQHGLVPVIHRFENRSRYSSEFIIENWNQFKPGTAFICSSDRLAIGIERSILTLGGKIPQEYGIIGNDGVFLDQIASPPLTTVKQSVIEMGVDCARMLLNKIEQQGAPQGSHFFQPELVIRESTVPIIKPE
- a CDS encoding alpha-glucosidase codes for the protein MNQKWWQSAVVYQIYPRSFQDTNEDGIGDIQGIIQRLDYIHSLGVNVIWLNPIFISPQIDNGYDISNYYRIDPIFGTMSDVEELIEKAHQLGIKLMFDFVLNHTSDQHPWFQEALHDPDSLYRDYYLWADEKKAGQLPNNWASFFGGSVWEKAPNRKDYYFHLFAKEMPDLNWKNPEVRVAMLNIAKFWLAKGVDAFRLDAFIHIAKEKDYPDVANVAEGKLAIAEEFYSNLPEVHEYLSDFIEEVRRVKPDVFIVGEAASADVDLAVAYTDPTKDECDAVISFRHFVEDESQKDPLLPSGMQKGSLDYHTFKKVMAEWQIKLASIGGPTLYWNNHDMARIASRFGDERQEFRKNSSKMLATLMYLQKGIPFILYGEELGMLNLKMKDLAAYEDPGAVGFYEEATNLGYSDSAILEMLNSSSKDVSRGAMQWDASDYSGFSKVAPWSGVNQSKEDTVATEEIEKNSVLNYYRKMIALKKTSLFTTGVFQLQETSDEFYCYTRSIEDSTANIYCNLTDTPKQMTCSKAEQAGTVLLENEGNYIQNQQIHLAPYGCLVIHPKGE